One segment of Tetrapisispora phaffii CBS 4417 chromosome 1, complete genome DNA contains the following:
- the ATG7 gene encoding Atg7p (similar to Saccharomyces cerevisiae ATG7 (YHR171W); ancestral locus Anc_5.66) gives MRDSETLQFSFPFHSFLDTTFFQELSSLKLDIFKLDIKEKNIYAKLKFDQISTNKNVFLNSQSFHFDDSNKKDTNGPLINGKLYNYNTIEEFKNLDKVKFLEDRASDIWNLGIKDINNIASFYIISFADLKKHKYIYWVSYPYFQSKNLSIKVNNKDEVEHEKNTKYRTFFNEHPNIWVAMTTGLHIDLYTKESFSGAHTLLIRDMGDIPSVPTALAKSFLTIIKHNHENINEITVVFVRSDPSSFSMSLSLMIDESVDSNLAIGGWEKNTNGKLTPVAIDLSTLIDPITIVDQSVDLNLKLMKWRIAPDLDLDKIKNSKILLLGAGTLGCYVARSLMGWGVRKITFVDNGTVSLSNPVRQALYDFEDTGKPKAETASVKLKKIFPSLDTTGVMLNIPMIGHSDIDSSYDEEAYDKLDELIKEHDVIYILTDSREARWLPTVLGNVHKKIVINVALGFDSYLVIRHGNQSQEEAEQLGCYFCNDVVAPTDSLSDRTLDQMCTVTRPGVAMMAASQSVEVLASLLQSRTQEEPVELSLLGEIPHQIRGFLTNFNILKLKTPAYEFCSGCSDRIVDTCRSEGWNFIKHALSDPKFVEKISGLEEVQKSVDRIADNFDFFDTDSIDEIS, from the coding sequence ATGAGAGATAGTGAAACATTGCAATTCAGTTTTCCTTTTCATTCTTTCTTAGACACAACTTTTTTTCAAGAACTTTCGAGTTTAAAACTagatatctttaaattggatataaaagaaaagaacATCTATGctaaattgaaatttgatCAAATATctacaaataaaaatgtatttttgaattctcaaagttttcattttgatgacagcaataaaaaagatacaAATGGACCCTTAATTAACGGTAAATTGTACAATTATAATACTATCGAAGAGTTTAAAAATCTTGATAAAGTGAAGTTTTTAGAGGACAGAGCTTCAGACATTTGGAATCTAGGCATAAAAgacattaataatattgcaagcttttatattatcagTTTTGcagatttgaaaaaacataaatacATCTATTGGGTTTCTTATCCATATTTCCAAAGCAAAAATTTAAGTATAAAAGTTAACAATAAAGATGAAGTAGAGCATGAAAAGAACACAAAATATAGaactttttttaatgaacACCCAAATATATGGGTAGCCATGACGACTGGATTGCATATTGACTTATACACCAAAGAAAGTTTTTCTGGTGCTCATACTTTGCTAATTAGGGATATGGGTGATATACCATCTGTTCCAACTGCTCTTgcaaaatcatttttaacaataataaaacataatcatgaaaatattaatgaaataacaGTGGTGTTTGTTCGATCTGATCCATCAAGTTTTTCAATGTCTTTGAGTTTAATGATTGATGAAAGTGTGGATTCTAATTTGGCGATCGGTGGTTGGGAAAAGAATACTAATGGGAAATTGACGCCTGTGGCGATTGATTTAAGCACATTAATAGATCCGATTACTATTGTAGACCAATCAGTTGATCTGAacttaaaattaatgaagtGGAGAATTGCACCAGACTTAGATTTAGATAAGatcaaaaattcaaaaatattactaCTTGGTGCAGGTACATTGGGTTGTTATGTGGCACGTAGCTTAATGGGATGGGGCGTACGAAAGATAACGTTTGTAGACAATGGCACTGTTTCTTTGAGTAACCCAGTTAGACAGGCTTTGTATGACTTTGAAGATACAGGGAAACCAAAAGCAGAGACTGCCTCAGTTAAACtgaaaaagatatttcCATCACTAGATACCACTGGCGTTATGTTAAATATCCCTATGATAGGTCACTCTGACATAGATTCATCATATGACGAAGAAGCATATGATAAATTGGACGAACTAATTAAGGAGCATGAtgtcatatatatattgactGATTCAAGAGAAGCCAGATGGCTGCCTACAGTTTTAGGTAACGTACATAAGAAAATTGTCATCAATGTTGCTTTAGGATTTGATAGTTATTTAGTTATCAGACACGGCAATCAATCGCAAGAGGAAGCTGAGCAACTAGGATGTTATTTCTGTAATGATGTAGTTGCGCCTACAGATAGTTTATCTGACAGAACTCTTGACCAAATGTGCACTGTCACGCGTCCAGGTGTAGCTATGATGGCGGCTTCTCAATCTGTAGAGGTTTTGGCGTCACTTTTACAATCCAGAACTCAAGAAGAGCCGGTAGAACTATCTTTACTAGGAGAAATACCTCATCAAATTCGTGGATTTCTAACgaatttcaatattttgaagttaAAAACTCCTGCTTATGAATTCTGCTCAGGGTGCAGTGATAGGATAGTTGATACTTGTAGATCAGAAGGTTGgaattttataaaacatGCATTAAGTGATCcaaaatttgttgaaaagATAAGTGGATTAGAAGAAGTTCAAAAATCTGTAGATAGAATTGCTGATAATTTTGACTTCTTCGATACTGATTCTATAGATGAAATTTCGTAA